Genomic DNA from Brienomyrus brachyistius isolate T26 chromosome 22, BBRACH_0.4, whole genome shotgun sequence:
CTGACTTATGAATAGCTCATTCCAGCACTGAGGAACCATGCAAGGAACATCTAGAGTCTAAATCCTAAAGTTTTTGCAATTTTCATGTGGTGGTGGATCAGCAGGTGGCTTCGGCTCCGTCCTACGCATGTttaaaaatgtgagcagagatcAAGGATTATGATTTACGCAATGAGAGGGCGCAATGTGTATCCACAATGAAACCTTCAGGATCATACATATATTATGGATGTTGCTGCTTGCAGATCTTGGCCGGAGAGCtgacatccttcttcctgaagcCTGAGGGGACTCAAGAGAAGACCATCGTCACGGCAGACTGCTGCTACTTCAACCCGCTGCTGCGCAGAATCGTCCGCTTCCTCGGTAACCGCTTCAGTCCTGGCTGATTACTAACTCATATGGGCGTTCTCTTAAGCATCCAATCACTTAATCCGGTTATGAACCGTGCCCCCCTTTACATTTCTCACTCCCAGGGGTCTATTCCTTCGGCCTCTTCACCACCACGATCTTCGCCAATGCAGGCCAGGTGGTAACAGGAAACCAGACTCCCCACTTCCTGTCCGCCTGCCGGCCCAACTACACTGCGCTGGGGTGCCATTCAGTAACGCAGTACATCACGGAGCGCCGCGCCTGCACAGGCAACGCACTCATCGTCACCTCCGCTCGCAAGTCCTTCCCCTCCAAGGACGCTGCGCTCAGCTTTTACGCTGCTGTCTACATAGTGGTACGAATTGTAGATGCTCAGCCCAAAGCCCACTGCTCAGCCTATAGCAGAGTGCCGCCCTTCCTTGCTCAGCCTATAGCAGAGTGCCGCCCTTCCTTGCTCAGCCTATAGGAGAGTGCCGCCCTTCCTTGCTCAGCCTATAGCAGAGTGCCGCTTTCCTTGCTCAGCCTATAGCAGAGTGCCGCTTTCCTTGCTCAGCCTATAGCAGAGTGCCGCTTTCCTTGCTCAGCCTATAGCAGAGTGCCGCCCTTCATTCCCCTGCTCAGCCTATAGCAGAGTGCCGCCCTTCATTCCCCTGCTCAGCCTATAGCAGAGTGCCGCCCTTCATTCCCCTGCTCAGCCTATAGCAGAGTGCCGCCCTTCATTCCCCTGCTCAGCCTATAGCAGAGTGCCGCCCTTCAGTCCCCTGCTCAGCCTATAGCAGAGTGCCGCCCTTCATTCCCCTGCTCAGCCTATAGCAGAGTGCCGCCCTTCCTTGCTCAGCCTATAGCAGAGTGCCGCCCTTCCTTGCTCAGCCTATAGCAGAGTGCCGCCCTTCATTCCCCTGCTCAGCCTATAGCAGAGTGCCGCCCTTCATTCCCCTGCTCAGCCTATAGCAGAGTGCCGCCCTTCCTTGCTCAGCCTATAGCAGAGTGCCGCCCTTCCTTGCTCAGCCTATAGCAGAGTGCCGCCCTTCATTCCCCTGCTCAGCCTATAGCAGAGTGCCGCCCTTCATTCCCCTGCACATCTGAATACTGATTTTGTGCTCTTTGACACTCTGAAGCATTACCAGCTAATGCATTCTCACACACTCATTGAATGGACATTTTCCCAATCTGTGTAATTGttgtttttacttttatttcccACTTGAGGATTAAtaaagtctgtctgtctgtctgcctacctgtctgtctgtttgtctgtctgcctacctgtctgtctgtttgtctgtctgcctacctgtctgtctgtttgtctgtctgcctacctgtctgtctgtttgtctgtctgcctacctgtctgtctgtctgcctacctGTCTGTATGTCCAGCTATCACTCTTAATGGCAGACATACTACTGTATAGTTGTAAGCCTATTCTCAGCTGTCTGCGAGTCAGCAGCTCTTGCGATCACTTTCCTTTCCTTTAGAGTCGAAGTGTTTTGCTTATCGTTGAGGTACCAAAGTGCATGACCACATTAACCCTGAGCCAGCAACAGGTGTCTCACAGAgactgtgcgtgtctgtgtgtcagatGTATGTTACAGTGGTGTTCCGGACCAAGGGCACCAGACTGGCCAAGCCCACTGTGTGCCTCACGCTGCTGTCTCTGGCCGTGCTGGTGGGCGTGGTGCGCGTGACCGAGTACCGAAACCACTGGGGAGATGTGCTAGCTGGTTACTTCACTGGCGGGGCCATCGCCGTCTTCCTGGTGAGAACAGGGGCTCGGGTCCTGTGACGTCTGGGATGGCTTTTCACTGGATACTCTCTGTGGAATAGTCTCTCCATTAGAGGAGAGGTCAAACATGGGCCGCTCCAGTAGGAGGTGCATTTTTAGGTATGCGGTTCCTCCATGAGTGCAGAGCTGCCCGAAGGAGTCCCAGTCCCGTCTGTCTGACCTTTCTCCTCTCTCCCAGGTTACCTGCGTCGTCAACAATTTCCAGCAGACCAGGCCGGCCGCGTTCCCCTCCCGCCGCCGCGGCCTGACTCTGCACCAGGCATGCCCGTAGTGGTGCTGCCCTGCGTGGAGAATCCACTCGAAAAGCTAAGTGGCTCTCAGGTAAGAGGCGGTGCGGGtgcggggtcgggggggggggggggggggggggaggccacTCATGTGTCCCCTTCACGCACCGACGCCCATTCCTGCACTCACGTGACTGTGGTTCCCCGACCACTTCCTCTCGCTGCAGTGCTGAATGGATCTCCACACGCATGCATGTGTCTGACACACTCATCCCTTACACGCATGCTCATAGACACAGCCACGCATCTCCCCACGATCTCAGCCCTGCCCTGGCGGTCTGCGTTGATACCAAACTGGGAAATCCTGGCAGCAGGTTAACCCATGAAACTCCCCCAGTATCTAGTAGCTGAGTCACTGACCCAGTGAGACATTAACTCAGTCCTCTGGGTCACCCCTTGCCGCGTGCTTCATTAAGCTAACTGGAAGTCTGCTGCCTTTCTGCAATAAGTGCTCCATATCTGTAAGGTCTTTGTTGTTTTGAAACAGATTTCCGAACATCAGAGCTGGTCTGGCCATCCGGCAAACCGGGCATGTTCCCGGGGGGCCGA
This window encodes:
- the LOC125717973 gene encoding LOW QUALITY PROTEIN: phospholipid phosphatase-related protein type 5-like (The sequence of the model RefSeq protein was modified relative to this genomic sequence to represent the inferred CDS: inserted 1 base in 1 codon); its protein translation is MSYSSSLRALPLSRTETGRAAACSVQTAARPVSARRSLVKEERMAEPKPGVKISASILPCFMFVELVIMAGTVLLAYYFEYTDTFPVYVQGFFCYDRTLSKPYPGQDEGSKVPPVLIYSMVSAIPTFTILAGELTSFFLKPEGTQEKTIVTADCCYFNPLLRRIVRFLGVYSFGLFTTTIFANAGQVVTGNQTPHFLSACRPNYTALGCHSVTQYITERRACTGNALIVTSARKSFPSKDAALSFYAAVYIVMYVTVVFRTKGTRLAKPTVCLTLLSLAVLVGVVRVTEYRNHWGDVLAGYFTGGAIAVFLVTCVVNNFQQTRPAAFPSXPPRPDSAPGMPVVVLPCVENPLEKLSGSQISEHQSWSGHPANRACSRGADGLVSRQNLSWGTPPRSSNFILGSGIPVQRDHMTISHTGSPCPQTFSYPLPPSPAKSRPPSRPFSPMPRPLRTPTPPTLLFDTSVNRSPHQQAPLRPPNRPPHWMLS